A portion of the Mesobacillus boroniphilus genome contains these proteins:
- a CDS encoding HD-GYP domain-containing protein, producing MRVLVDNLKEGCILVDDVLSKTNRPIMNKKTVLSEHLIEILKVFLVKEVDVEKTLVNGMPFLAPSTVSDKKAGMKSNEGGETFIDSFLQARQSFKKEFISWQSGMQIDIAKLRSIIVPLIEQADMTSSDIFNLHHYSTKTEYLYDHPLAVGIISAFIAKKLNYSKGEITQIALAGCLSDCGMAKISPTLLNKNTTLTIDEFDEIKKHPTYSYQMVKNSPLLKDSTKIAILHHHERMDGSGYPFGEKANRIHPFAKILAVADSFHAMTSERIYKPKHSPFKVLEMINEEQFGEFDITALKALSSAIMNYSVGTKIRLSDGQAAEIIFVEEKNPARPLVKLLETDHILALEKNRYLHIEEIIQ from the coding sequence TTGCGCGTACTAGTAGACAACCTTAAAGAGGGCTGTATCCTTGTTGATGATGTGCTAAGTAAAACGAATAGACCCATCATGAACAAAAAAACAGTATTGTCAGAACATCTAATAGAAATCCTGAAAGTTTTTCTTGTTAAAGAAGTGGATGTTGAGAAAACGTTAGTGAATGGAATGCCTTTTCTTGCACCTTCGACCGTCAGTGACAAGAAAGCGGGTATGAAGTCTAATGAGGGTGGAGAAACTTTTATCGATTCTTTTTTACAGGCCAGGCAGAGCTTCAAGAAAGAGTTTATCTCCTGGCAATCAGGAATGCAGATAGATATTGCTAAATTGAGATCCATTATTGTCCCATTGATTGAGCAGGCAGACATGACTTCTTCGGATATATTCAATCTTCATCATTATTCAACCAAGACTGAATATTTATATGATCATCCATTGGCTGTAGGGATTATCAGTGCCTTCATCGCCAAAAAACTTAATTACAGCAAAGGGGAAATAACCCAGATTGCACTGGCTGGATGTTTATCGGATTGCGGAATGGCGAAGATCAGTCCAACACTTCTTAATAAAAATACAACTTTAACAATAGATGAATTTGATGAAATCAAAAAGCATCCTACATACAGCTATCAGATGGTAAAAAACAGTCCATTGCTGAAGGATTCTACAAAGATTGCGATTCTTCATCATCATGAAAGAATGGATGGCAGCGGCTACCCATTTGGCGAAAAGGCAAACAGGATCCACCCTTTCGCCAAGATCCTGGCCGTAGCTGATTCTTTCCATGCTATGACATCAGAAAGGATTTATAAGCCAAAACACTCTCCATTTAAAGTGCTCGAGATGATAAATGAGGAGCAATTTGGGGAATTCGACATTACCGCTCTGAAAGCATTGAGTTCTGCTATTATGAATTATTCGGTTGGCACAAAAATCCGCCTTTCAGATGGACAGGCAGCAGAAATCATTTTTGTAGAAGAAAAGAACCCGGCAAGGCCGTTGGTTAAATTGCTGGAGACAGACCATATCCTTGCTTTGGAAAAGAACAGGTACTTGCATATCGAGGAAATCATCCAGTAA